The proteins below come from a single Streptococcus hyointestinalis genomic window:
- a CDS encoding DDE-type integrase/transposase/recombinase: MTSISQNLRYLPHTLETRYHAVKTYQNGASVAFICRRYKVSKASLMRWNKRFDGTKESLKDRSHRPLTPHPKAHTQQELTWIKNCIKRNPNATLIEIFYKLKTNKGYDRHPCSLFRILRKLDFFKSPKTKNKPYVPKPYDTPTKLGIKWQMDVKYVPTHCYTGKLPDKFYQYTVIDEASRERFIFPFKEQSSYSTVQFLKMAIKHFGYKPKILQTDNGFEFTHFKETKQVHPLDLLCQELGIEHKLIHPRTPRHNGKVERSHRNDNRRLYQHLTFYSYDDLIKQMKTYLYRSIRLPMQTLGWKSPIDIRKALLEASS; encoded by the coding sequence ATGACTAGTATATCACAAAATCTTCGCTATTTACCACATACTCTAGAAACACGTTACCACGCTGTTAAAACCTACCAAAACGGAGCATCTGTCGCCTTCATCTGTCGACGTTACAAAGTTTCAAAAGCCTCTCTCATGCGCTGGAATAAGCGTTTTGATGGCACAAAAGAATCTCTAAAAGACCGTTCTCATCGCCCTCTAACACCACATCCAAAGGCTCATACCCAGCAAGAGCTGACCTGGATTAAAAACTGCATCAAAAGAAATCCAAACGCAACCCTCATCGAAATCTTCTACAAGCTCAAAACCAATAAGGGATATGATAGGCACCCTTGCTCACTCTTTCGAATCTTGAGAAAGCTGGACTTCTTCAAATCCCCTAAAACAAAGAACAAACCTTATGTCCCAAAACCATATGACACGCCGACTAAACTCGGTATCAAGTGGCAGATGGATGTCAAATACGTCCCAACTCACTGCTACACAGGAAAACTACCTGACAAGTTCTACCAGTACACCGTTATTGATGAGGCCAGTCGAGAACGCTTTATATTCCCTTTCAAAGAGCAGTCGTCCTACTCAACGGTTCAATTTCTCAAAATGGCTATCAAACACTTTGGATACAAACCCAAAATCCTCCAAACGGATAATGGCTTTGAGTTCACTCATTTCAAAGAGACCAAACAAGTTCACCCACTAGACTTGCTGTGTCAGGAACTTGGCATTGAGCACAAGCTGATTCATCCTCGAACACCAAGACATAATGGCAAGGTTGAACGCAGTCATCGAAATGACAATCGACGTCTCTACCAGCACCTGACCTTTTACTCCTATGACGACCTCATCAAGCAGATGAAAACCTATCTTTATCGTTCTATTCGACTCCCTATGCAAACTTTAGGATGGAAATCTCCTATCGATATCAGAAAAGCTTTACTAGAAGCTAGCTCCTAG